In the genome of Acidobacteriota bacterium, one region contains:
- a CDS encoding VOC family protein, with protein sequence MRRSPGLKFLFVIIILLWPGSMGLSQDAPPPATFHHVHLNSLDPSVAAAFYTKTFDVTKKTTIAGIDAVQSENMYLLFKKVTTAPATSPDSAIWHFGWGSTDMEADYQRRLAGGVAFQTPMTRLGSGTLFAYMKGPDGALVEINSSQTRAFIHVHLYSDAPLCAAEWYQKHLGAVSRSATQRTGPCEVPFAAPSEPLGVIRSPATTVRIGDINLIIYPRQRPGPLVSTRAHVVDHIAVSYPDVATALERLRKSGVKVLEELHRFGNSNGRAAMIEGPDSIAIELVERK encoded by the coding sequence ATGCGACGATCACCAGGCTTGAAGTTTCTTTTCGTGATTATCATCCTGCTGTGGCCGGGCTCAATGGGTTTGTCGCAGGATGCGCCGCCGCCGGCCACCTTTCATCATGTGCACCTCAATTCACTCGATCCTTCGGTGGCCGCTGCGTTCTACACAAAGACCTTCGACGTCACGAAGAAGACGACGATTGCTGGGATTGATGCCGTCCAAAGCGAGAACATGTATCTGCTGTTCAAGAAGGTCACGACTGCTCCGGCGACGTCGCCAGACAGCGCGATCTGGCATTTTGGGTGGGGCAGCACCGATATGGAAGCGGACTATCAGCGGCGCCTCGCGGGCGGCGTCGCGTTTCAAACGCCGATGACCAGGCTCGGCTCGGGAACTTTGTTCGCTTACATGAAAGGGCCTGACGGCGCACTGGTCGAGATCAATTCTTCACAGACTCGCGCTTTCATTCACGTGCACCTGTACAGCGACGCGCCTCTGTGCGCGGCCGAGTGGTATCAGAAACATCTCGGCGCAGTGAGCCGGTCGGCTACTCAGCGGACGGGCCCTTGCGAAGTTCCTTTCGCGGCGCCAAGCGAACCGTTGGGTGTTATTCGCTCGCCGGCGACGACGGTAAGGATCGGCGATATCAATCTGATCATCTATCCGCGCCAGCGTCCGGGACCGCTGGTAAGTACTCGCGCGCACGTCGTCGATCACATCGCAGTGAGCTATCCGGATGTTGCGACAGCTCTTGAGCGCTTGCGCAAATCAGGTGTGAAGGTGCTCGAGGAGCTTCATCGATTCGGAAACAGCAATGGGCGGGCAGCGATGATCGAAGGACCGGATTCGATTGCGATTGAGCTTGTAGAAAGAAAGTAA
- a CDS encoding DUF1579 family protein, whose product MTVVLLLIAFLFQQPSRPTEPSDPMPPPNLDYFVGTWAFDWNVPESPLGPAGKMKGTETYKKILSGQKYESEIQGEGPEGPFQGRAITSYDEKEKLVNRYEIFSYGVSAFKSGKIGGDLGGYYTIFWESAPIAKNGKVIKLKGKTQMLSPAHYRLLLEISVDGGPYTSLGNPWFRKWTRS is encoded by the coding sequence ATGACAGTCGTTCTCCTGCTGATTGCATTTCTCTTTCAACAACCGAGCCGCCCAACCGAACCAAGCGACCCGATGCCGCCACCGAACCTGGATTACTTCGTCGGCACGTGGGCATTCGATTGGAATGTGCCCGAATCGCCGCTCGGTCCAGCCGGAAAGATGAAGGGAACTGAAACCTACAAGAAGATCCTCAGCGGTCAGAAATATGAGAGTGAGATTCAAGGCGAAGGACCCGAAGGACCTTTTCAAGGCCGAGCCATCACGAGCTACGACGAGAAGGAGAAACTAGTCAATCGCTACGAGATCTTCAGCTACGGCGTGTCTGCTTTCAAGAGCGGCAAAATAGGCGGAGACCTGGGCGGCTACTACACGATCTTCTGGGAAAGCGCGCCGATCGCCAAGAACGGCAAGGTCATAAAGCTAAAGGGAAAGACCCAGATGCTTTCTCCTGCGCACTACCGGCTGCTGCTCGAGATCTCAGTGGACGGCGGCCCGTACACTAGCCTTGGCAACCCGTGGTTCAGAAAGTGGACCCGAAGCTGA